The DNA sequence TGCCACTGCACGGCAAAGATATTTTGGCTTCTTTCTTTTGCTTGGAAGGCTTCAATCAACCCGTCAGAGCTCCAAGCGATGGCCTCAAAAGGCTCCGCCAATTCCTTGACGCCCTGATGATGGAAAGAGTTGACGAGATGCTTCTCCCCTAAAAAGGAACGCAAGAAATTATTCGGGGCAATCGAAATCGAATGGGAAGCATACTGGATGTTCGTTTTTTGGTCATGTTGGACATCATACTCTTCCAGCTGGCTGATATCCTGATGCAGGCTTCCGCCAAAAGCGACATTGATCAGTTGCATACCGCGGCATACCGCAAAAATCGGTTTACATTGATTGTAGGCTTCTCGGGCCAAAGCAATCTCGAATGCGTCCCGCGCCGGATGTGTCACACCCAACCGATGCGTCGGCTCCTCATCATAAAGAATCGGGGATACGTCCTGCCCGCCTGCCAAAATCAATCCGTCCACAGCATTGATGTAATGCTCTGCATCCATTGGATCGCTGATGGGAATCACAAGCGGAATCCCTCCTGCTACTTGTACACCATCGATAAATCCTTGCGGTGTGTATGTTTTTTCCATCTGGTTGCCGAGCTCAGCAGACAAATGGTTGCCTCCAATTCCTATAATCGGTTTCATCCATTATTCCTCCCGTCACATTATTCTCTAATGAAGTGCGATTATGATCTGCAGACACTTCCCAAAAAGGCTGTTCAAATGAGCGCACGACGTACATGCTTAACTTTTCTGCAACACATATGCATGTCCAGATAGCCGTCCATCATTCTCATTCCTCCGCCCATATTATTGCTATTAGATAAATTTTTTCACCAAATTCACATTTAAAAATAAATTAATGCTATTGTAACGTGCTGTCATCCCTCTGTCAATGACCAGTTGTGGCGTTTTTCATTGCAGTATCTCATTTTAATTCTCCATTTTTCATGAATATCCTTGATTTCCCTTGCTTTTTGGATGCTTTTGCTCTAGGATTCAATATAGAAAATAAAATTAAAAAAAAATGAGAATACTTGCACTCGCATATTTTCGGGGAAAGAGTAGCATTAAAAATGGACAGATTATGCGCAATTGCAAAAAGGGATTGAACTCGCGTTCGAAACAATTGTACAATTGACAGAAGCAAAAGAAAAAAGCAGCAATACTGAAGCGTATTAAAATACTATTGAAAAGAGCCAGGGATTGCGGTGTGGTCATCCACATCAAGACAAACACCCTGCCGAGGAGGAAATTATGGCAATTTGGTCAAATAATTATCACGGTTCCATGAATGAAAAGGCATTTGAATTCAATTCATCCATCGATGCGGATGCCCGTCTGGTCTATGCGGATATCGCAGGAAGCATCGCTCACGCAAAAATGTTGGGCAAAACCGAAATCATTCCCCGCGAAGAAGCGGATGCCCTCGTCAATGAACTGGGCAAAATGAATGATGAACTGCAGGATGGCGATCTGACCATCGATTTCTCGGAAGAAGATATCCACAGCTTCTTGGAAGCGGAACTGACGCGACGTCTTGGCGCTATCGGCAAAAAGGTCCACACAGGCAGAAGCCGCAACGACCAAGTAGCGACTGCTTTGAAGTTGTATTCTGTTTCTGCGTTGGAGCATCTGTCCAGTCTTACTGCCAACGTTGCCCTCGCATTGAGTGAAAAAG is a window from the Trichococcus shcherbakoviae genome containing:
- a CDS encoding gamma-glutamyl-gamma-aminobutyrate hydrolase family protein, with product MKPIIGIGGNHLSAELGNQMEKTYTPQGFIDGVQVAGGIPLVIPISDPMDAEHYINAVDGLILAGGQDVSPILYDEEPTHRLGVTHPARDAFEIALAREAYNQCKPIFAVCRGMQLINVAFGGSLHQDISQLEEYDVQHDQKTNIQYASHSISIAPNNFLRSFLGEKHLVNSFHHQGVKELAEPFEAIAWSSDGLIEAFQAKERSQNIFAVQWHPEFMLASSQKMQYFFDEIVFLAGTGIHYQDNVIHY